The Sphingobacterium bambusae genome includes a window with the following:
- a CDS encoding lytic transglycosylase domain-containing protein, producing MKKIHLWVVPFCALSMMQPTQAQDMASPETEEFPLHLKELASIQREAIFSGIDSLKKLSYADAIHTAEDSLIFQRMRKIQKTIPLAFNERIKFYIDKYISRNYNPYMSKLRGLSQHYFPIYEEILSDSELPDEIKYISVVESSLDPHLVSRSGAVGLWQFMYPTAKGYDLTMDSYIDERKDPYAACYAASRYFKEAYDEFNDWLLALASYNCGRGAVRRAIERSGLDHPDFWQLSPYLPEETRNYVPKFIAMTYAMKHADEYGIDGTSTEFEWSSTPIMLQNNVDLNRIAEAIHVPISTLKKFNPSFKRNVVVASVEKPKRLLLPETLDKNDSLLYAALNNTLSPGFAAGPSELLASKTPSRYTARHGESLASVSRKFGVSVQDLKAWNGLSANSRIAGRSLIVQKEERLASRNSATAAKARSASVYTTYTVRKGDTLSHIANRFKGSTVNQIKTDNNLQGSALKIGQKLKIKKS from the coding sequence ATGAAGAAAATCCATTTATGGGTGGTGCCCTTTTGTGCCTTGAGCATGATGCAGCCCACTCAGGCACAGGATATGGCAAGTCCAGAAACTGAGGAGTTTCCCTTACATCTAAAGGAACTTGCCAGCATCCAGCGAGAAGCTATATTCTCGGGTATAGATTCCTTAAAGAAGCTTTCCTATGCTGACGCTATCCACACCGCCGAAGATTCCCTGATCTTCCAACGGATGCGTAAAATTCAGAAGACCATTCCCTTGGCTTTTAACGAAAGAATTAAATTTTACATCGATAAATATATCTCTCGGAATTATAATCCGTACATGAGCAAGTTGCGTGGACTATCACAACATTACTTTCCCATTTATGAGGAAATTTTATCCGATAGCGAGCTTCCCGATGAGATCAAATATATATCGGTTGTCGAGTCCTCTTTGGATCCACATTTGGTGTCGCGATCAGGCGCAGTAGGTCTATGGCAGTTTATGTACCCCACGGCCAAGGGTTACGACCTGACGATGGATAGCTATATCGATGAGCGAAAGGATCCCTATGCCGCATGTTACGCGGCAAGTCGCTATTTCAAGGAGGCCTACGATGAGTTCAACGACTGGCTTTTGGCCTTGGCATCTTACAATTGCGGACGCGGTGCCGTGCGCCGAGCTATTGAACGTTCTGGATTAGATCATCCTGATTTTTGGCAGTTGTCACCCTACTTGCCGGAGGAAACCAGAAACTATGTGCCCAAGTTTATTGCGATGACCTATGCTATGAAGCATGCAGATGAGTATGGGATTGATGGTACATCGACAGAGTTTGAGTGGTCGTCGACGCCTATCATGTTGCAAAACAATGTCGACTTGAACCGTATCGCGGAAGCAATACATGTTCCTATATCCACCTTAAAGAAGTTCAATCCATCCTTTAAACGTAACGTAGTCGTAGCGAGTGTGGAGAAGCCTAAGCGCCTTCTGCTGCCCGAAACATTGGATAAGAACGACAGCCTTCTCTATGCAGCGTTGAACAATACTCTATCGCCGGGATTTGCTGCCGGACCTTCGGAGTTGTTGGCTTCAAAGACTCCTTCGCGTTATACGGCACGGCACGGCGAGTCGTTAGCTTCCGTATCACGTAAGTTTGGCGTCAGTGTGCAGGATCTGAAAGCTTGGAACGGATTGTCGGCGAATAGCCGAATAGCGGGAAGGTCACTGATTGTGCAAAAAGAGGAGCGCTTAGCAAGCCGTAACAGTGCGACTGCTGCCAAAGCGCGAAGTGCGTCGGTTTATACCACCTACACGGTGCGCAAGGGCGATACATTGTCGCATATTGCCAATAGATTTAAGGGCAGTACAGTAAATCAGATAAAGACAGATAATAACTTGCAGGGGAGCGCCCTGAAGATAGGGCAGAAGCTTAAGATCAAAAAATCATAG
- a CDS encoding C40 family peptidase, with translation MNTKKLVAGMLFIGLCLVSQAQTTKSKTTSSDPDNLAKEYFSQIMGVASNAMANTKLYQFVYEWVGTPYRLGGDSKNGIDCSKFSLAVYENVFNTTIGYNSRNQYANVKQIRKNDLQPGDLVFFKIRSRHITHVGVYLGDDKFAHASSSRGVMVSNLNEAYWKRYYYNGGRPVEEPGTMTANAGLDDENKNLN, from the coding sequence ATGAATACAAAGAAACTAGTAGCAGGAATGCTCTTCATAGGCTTATGTCTAGTGTCGCAGGCACAAACAACCAAATCAAAAACCACCTCTTCCGATCCGGATAACCTAGCTAAAGAATATTTTTCACAAATCATGGGCGTTGCCTCCAATGCGATGGCTAACACCAAGCTTTACCAATTTGTGTACGAATGGGTAGGCACTCCTTATCGTTTGGGAGGTGATTCGAAAAATGGAATTGATTGTTCTAAGTTTTCATTGGCGGTTTATGAAAATGTATTTAACACGACGATCGGTTACAACAGCCGTAATCAGTATGCTAACGTAAAGCAGATCCGTAAAAATGATTTGCAACCTGGCGACTTAGTGTTCTTTAAGATTCGTAGCAGACACATCACACATGTTGGCGTCTACCTTGGTGACGACAAATTTGCACATGCTTCATCAAGTCGAGGCGTGATGGTGAGCAACCTAAACGAAGCCTATTGGAAACGCTACTACTACAATGGCGGAAGACCGGTAGAAGAACCAGGTACAATGACTGCAAATGCAGGGTTGGACGACGAAAACAAAAATTTGAATTAG
- the thrC gene encoding threonine synthase — MKLYSTNNKDLRVSFQDAVFHSLPQDKGLYMPEQIPTLDPAFIRNIQQYSLQEIAFHVAHAVIGDAIPAVDLKVIIADAINFDAPVKFLDAEQAVLELFHGPSYAFKDFGARFMSRVMGYFSKQGDQLLDVLVATSGDTGGAVALGFLGVEGTRVTILYPKGKVSKVQEEQLTTNGQNIRALEVDGTFDDCQALVKRAFNDEELNSSLRLTSANSINIARLIPQTFYYFWAYAQLKSQGADQVVFTVPSGNFGNIGAGLLAYKMGLPVKHFVAGTNVNDTVPRFLQDGQYVPKPSVQTLANAMDVGDPSNWVRIQDLFDQDVDAIRAVVSSYTYNDEETKQGMEELFERYHYVACPHTAIAYLAAKQYRKEHDGNYASVFLSTAHPCKFPDAISAEAFQAIQLPEGASALAEKERLVTEIEVDYEAFKAYLLANK, encoded by the coding sequence ATGAAATTATATAGTACCAATAATAAAGATTTACGCGTCTCCTTCCAAGATGCGGTATTCCATTCACTGCCGCAGGACAAAGGCTTGTATATGCCTGAACAGATCCCCACGCTAGATCCGGCATTTATTCGAAATATTCAGCAATATTCTTTGCAGGAAATTGCATTCCATGTTGCCCATGCGGTAATCGGGGATGCCATCCCTGCTGTTGACTTAAAGGTAATTATTGCTGATGCGATCAATTTTGATGCTCCAGTAAAATTCTTAGATGCCGAGCAGGCGGTCTTAGAATTGTTCCATGGTCCGTCCTATGCGTTCAAGGATTTTGGCGCGCGCTTTATGAGCCGTGTTATGGGCTATTTTTCCAAGCAGGGCGACCAGCTGTTGGATGTACTGGTGGCTACCTCCGGCGATACCGGCGGCGCTGTGGCGCTAGGCTTTCTTGGGGTAGAAGGCACACGCGTCACTATTCTTTATCCCAAAGGAAAGGTATCTAAAGTACAAGAAGAGCAGCTGACGACCAATGGACAGAATATTCGTGCGCTGGAGGTTGATGGTACCTTCGATGACTGTCAGGCTTTAGTGAAGAGGGCGTTTAATGATGAGGAGCTGAACAGCAGCTTACGTTTGACATCGGCCAATTCCATCAATATTGCGCGTTTGATTCCGCAAACGTTCTACTATTTCTGGGCGTATGCACAGTTGAAGTCTCAAGGAGCAGATCAGGTCGTGTTTACGGTGCCGAGCGGTAATTTTGGAAATATTGGTGCCGGTTTGTTGGCTTATAAAATGGGGCTTCCCGTGAAACACTTTGTGGCAGGAACCAATGTAAATGATACGGTACCACGCTTTTTGCAAGATGGACAGTATGTGCCAAAACCATCGGTGCAGACCCTAGCCAATGCTATGGATGTAGGCGATCCGAGCAACTGGGTGCGCATTCAGGATCTATTTGATCAGGATGTCGATGCCATTCGCGCAGTGGTGTCGTCTTACACGTATAACGACGAGGAAACAAAACAAGGTATGGAAGAACTTTTCGAACGATACCACTATGTTGCCTGTCCGCATACGGCAATAGCGTATCTCGCAGCCAAGCAGTATAGAAAAGAGCATGATGGTAATTATGCTTCCGTATTCCTGTCGACCGCGCATCCCTGCAAATTTCCCGACGCCATATCTGCAGAAGCTTTCCAAGCCATCCAGCTTCCAGAGGGGGCGTCCGCGTTAGCCGAAAAGGAACGCTTAGTAACGGAAATCGAGGTGGATTATGAAGCTTTCAAAGCTTATCTGCTTGCCAATAAATAA
- a CDS encoding homoserine kinase codes for MELGKKQYQIDFSKILDQIRVFAPATVANMICGFDVLGFAVDHPGDEVAMYRVAEPGVRIRSIVGDEGRLPLDADKNTVSACVKMLLSHLGLQEELGVEIELTKHMPIGSGLGSSSASTVAGLFAINNLLGNPLSTAELMPFCVEGERLACGHGHADNVAPALMGGITLIRGYNPLDVIKLPVPDELYAGIVFPQVDVPTRDARQLIKEKVLLKDAVTQWGNIAGLIAGLYESDYDLISRSMHDVLIEPTRAILIPEFYEMKRIALAAGALSFGISGSGPSVVAIARGSDIAERAATEIQQHLTDCDIDSLKYVSAVNVGGPKVLG; via the coding sequence ATGGAACTGGGAAAAAAACAATACCAAATAGATTTTAGCAAGATACTTGATCAGATTCGGGTTTTCGCACCGGCTACCGTTGCCAATATGATCTGCGGATTTGATGTGTTGGGGTTCGCCGTCGATCATCCCGGCGATGAAGTTGCCATGTATCGTGTGGCGGAACCGGGCGTTCGCATTCGTTCCATAGTGGGCGATGAAGGGCGTTTGCCTTTAGATGCGGATAAGAATACGGTGAGTGCCTGCGTAAAAATGCTGCTTTCTCACTTAGGACTGCAGGAAGAACTGGGGGTGGAAATCGAACTGACCAAGCATATGCCCATTGGCAGTGGGCTGGGATCGAGTTCGGCTAGTACCGTGGCGGGGCTTTTCGCTATCAACAATTTGTTGGGTAATCCGCTATCCACAGCAGAGCTGATGCCCTTTTGTGTGGAAGGAGAACGGCTAGCCTGCGGACATGGACATGCTGACAATGTGGCGCCTGCGCTGATGGGCGGAATCACGCTGATTCGCGGCTACAACCCTTTGGACGTGATCAAGCTGCCCGTGCCGGATGAATTGTATGCGGGGATCGTGTTTCCGCAGGTGGATGTACCTACGCGCGATGCACGGCAGCTGATTAAGGAGAAAGTATTGTTGAAAGATGCGGTGACGCAATGGGGCAATATTGCAGGACTTATCGCTGGGCTCTACGAGTCGGATTACGACTTGATCAGTCGAAGTATGCACGATGTGCTTATAGAGCCTACGCGAGCAATTCTTATCCCTGAATTCTATGAAATGAAACGTATCGCGCTAGCAGCAGGAGCATTGAGTTTCGGTATTTCCGGATCAGGACCATCGGTGGTGGCTATTGCGCGCGGCAGCGATATTGCCGAGCGTGCTGCGACGGAAATCCAACAACATTTGACCGATTGCGATATCGATAGCTTGAAGTATGTTTCGGCCGTAAATGTTGGCGGCCCAAAGGTCTTAGGCTAA
- a CDS encoding phosphoribosyltransferase family protein: MSTKRTLILDKEQIRQKSIRIAYQILEDNFEEESIVLVGIADRGYVFAKRLQDILSGIAPEKTFELLKVNIAKTKRSLEASTDGSLETAKDKVIILIDDVLNSGRTLAYGLGLFLDVPLKKMRTAVLIDRSHHQFPLFSDYYGLKLSTILKEHVEVVLEEFDHVEDAAWLS, encoded by the coding sequence ATGTCTACTAAAAGAACCCTTATCTTAGATAAAGAGCAAATTCGTCAGAAATCCATCCGTATCGCTTATCAAATATTGGAAGATAATTTTGAAGAAGAATCCATCGTGTTGGTGGGTATCGCTGATCGTGGTTATGTGTTCGCAAAAAGACTACAAGACATTTTGAGCGGCATTGCTCCAGAGAAAACATTTGAACTACTGAAGGTTAATATTGCGAAAACCAAACGTAGTTTGGAAGCTTCTACCGACGGCTCATTAGAAACCGCTAAAGACAAAGTCATTATTTTAATCGACGATGTTTTGAACAGTGGAAGAACATTGGCATACGGCTTAGGCTTGTTTTTAGATGTTCCGCTCAAGAAAATGCGCACGGCGGTGTTGATCGACCGATCACATCATCAATTCCCGCTTTTCAGCGACTACTATGGCCTAAAGCTTTCGACCATATTGAAAGAACATGTAGAGGTTGTTCTCGAAGAGTTTGACCATGTAGAAGATGCGGCTTGGCTATCCTAG
- a CDS encoding class I SAM-dependent rRNA methyltransferase, with the protein MNKITLHRGKDKAAWQLHPWVFSGAIAHIAGKPANGTVVEVFNAEDEFIAFGVYNAFSRVAVRLLEWNPEREINDSWWRDRIQRSIGLRKHLLTDSNTTVRLIFAEADFLPGLIVDKYGDFMSVQVHAAGAELVKEVIIDELVAQLNPKGIYERSDLKSREHEGLADANGLRYGQMPPEFVEVIENGIRYQINIVEGQKSGFYCDQRDNRWLTAQYAKGKRVLDCFCYSGGFTLNAFQQGAAEVVSVDSSALAIDTLKRNVVANGFNSESHQAVQSDVNKYLRQLGEAGEKFDLIVLDPPKYAPSRSALEKASRAYKDLNRRGLMLLESGGLLATFSCSGAMDIDTFKQVIAWAALDAGREIQFIRQFTQPEDHPIRASFPEGEYLKGLLVRVV; encoded by the coding sequence ATGAATAAAATAACCCTTCACCGAGGAAAAGATAAAGCTGCATGGCAGTTACATCCTTGGGTGTTCTCTGGAGCAATTGCACATATAGCGGGAAAACCAGCCAATGGTACGGTAGTCGAGGTGTTCAATGCGGAAGATGAATTTATAGCTTTTGGTGTTTACAATGCCTTTTCTCGCGTTGCTGTTCGCTTATTGGAATGGAATCCGGAACGTGAAATTAACGATAGCTGGTGGCGCGATCGCATACAGCGCTCGATCGGTTTGCGTAAGCATTTGCTGACCGATAGCAATACCACGGTGCGGCTGATTTTTGCAGAAGCGGATTTCCTACCCGGTCTGATTGTGGACAAGTATGGCGATTTTATGTCGGTGCAGGTGCACGCTGCGGGTGCCGAGTTGGTGAAAGAGGTGATTATCGATGAGCTCGTTGCACAGCTAAATCCAAAGGGTATTTATGAGCGCAGCGACCTGAAGTCGCGCGAACATGAGGGCTTGGCGGATGCCAATGGTTTGCGCTATGGACAGATGCCCCCTGAGTTTGTGGAGGTCATCGAAAATGGAATACGTTATCAAATCAATATCGTTGAAGGCCAGAAATCCGGTTTTTACTGTGACCAACGTGATAACCGCTGGCTCACGGCGCAATACGCAAAAGGCAAGCGCGTACTAGATTGCTTTTGCTATTCTGGCGGCTTCACCTTGAATGCTTTTCAGCAAGGAGCTGCCGAAGTGGTTTCCGTAGACAGTTCAGCGCTGGCGATAGATACGTTGAAGCGTAATGTTGTGGCCAATGGGTTCAATAGTGAAAGTCATCAGGCTGTACAATCCGACGTCAACAAGTATTTACGTCAGCTGGGAGAAGCCGGCGAAAAGTTTGATCTCATCGTCTTGGATCCACCGAAATATGCGCCTTCACGATCGGCATTGGAGAAGGCTTCGCGTGCATACAAAGATCTTAACCGCCGTGGCCTTATGTTGCTAGAGAGCGGTGGTCTGCTAGCCACGTTCTCCTGCTCGGGAGCCATGGATATTGATACCTTTAAGCAAGTTATTGCTTGGGCTGCGCTGGATGCCGGACGAGAGATACAGTTTATTCGACAGTTTACCCAGCCGGAGGACCATCCAATACGCGCGTCCTTTCCAGAGGGAGAATACCTCAAAGGTTTGTTGGTTAGGGTCGTTTAA
- the thrA gene encoding bifunctional aspartate kinase/homoserine dehydrogenase I, whose product MKVLKFGGTSVGTVESISAVLDIVKKSFDEGEKPLVVLSAMSGVTNLLTKMAEHAAERLPFEDDLKLLEERHFEVVKKLIAVKFQNPVFTKLKLMLNDLEEILQGVSALKELSAQSKDLIVSFGERLSNYMVSKVMEQYVAQVEFVDASHYVKTDSNFGNAHVNEELTQQLIQSLGHSHADKLLFVTGFIGSNEKGRVTTLGRGGSDYTAAIFGAVLQASTIEIWTDVNGMLTADPRIVKKAFSQTILSYTEAMELSYFGAKVIYPPTMIPAFLKKIPIVIRNTFEPAFPGTTIQFESGKSAFPIKGISSISDISVINLSGSGMIGKSGFSGRLFTLLAREQINVVLITQSSSEHSITFAVNPDDAAKAVSLIEAEFELELEANKLQLPVVEENLSVLAIVGENMKRTPGMSGRLFYALGRNGINVRAIAQGSSELNISVIIGKENLAKALNAVHDAFFAALKKTLYVFNVGTGNIGATLFRQIREQHDFLLDNNDIEIKVVGVSNSRKMFFDVDGIDLEHWSESLEASGEVADLASFIERMRAMNLPNCVFIDNTASKLPSTYYEDIFKANISVVTCNKIANSGAYAQYQLLRETARKHGVDFFYETNVGAGLPIVRVLKDLMLSGDRLVKIEAILSGTISYIFNNFVGEASFYETVKQAQALGYTEPDPRDDLGGVDFMRKMLILARDAGHALEPEAVDLGAILPKACLEASSVDDFYAELLKADSYFNGLKEQAASEGKVIRYIGKLEEGKVSIALEMVDENHPFYALSGSDNIISFTTERYKDRPLVVKGPGAGAEVTAAGVFADLVNVGA is encoded by the coding sequence ATGAAAGTATTAAAGTTCGGTGGAACGTCAGTCGGGACGGTGGAGAGCATCAGCGCAGTACTGGATATTGTTAAGAAGTCCTTTGACGAGGGAGAAAAGCCCCTAGTGGTTTTATCAGCGATGTCTGGGGTAACGAACCTGCTTACCAAGATGGCAGAGCATGCGGCAGAACGACTTCCCTTCGAGGACGATCTGAAACTTTTGGAAGAACGGCATTTCGAAGTTGTAAAGAAATTGATAGCTGTAAAATTTCAAAACCCGGTATTTACCAAACTGAAGCTTATGCTGAACGATTTGGAAGAGATACTGCAAGGCGTAAGCGCGCTGAAGGAGCTCAGCGCGCAAAGTAAAGACCTGATTGTCTCTTTCGGTGAGCGTCTTTCCAACTACATGGTTTCCAAAGTGATGGAGCAATATGTGGCGCAGGTAGAGTTTGTAGATGCCTCGCACTATGTAAAAACCGATTCGAATTTCGGCAACGCGCATGTGAACGAGGAGCTTACCCAGCAATTGATCCAATCACTGGGGCATAGCCATGCAGATAAGTTGTTGTTTGTAACCGGCTTTATCGGTTCCAACGAAAAAGGCCGCGTGACAACGTTGGGTCGCGGTGGCTCCGACTATACAGCTGCAATATTTGGAGCTGTTTTACAGGCATCGACCATCGAGATATGGACCGATGTAAACGGTATGTTGACGGCCGATCCACGTATTGTCAAGAAAGCATTTTCGCAAACGATCCTTTCCTATACGGAAGCGATGGAACTTTCTTATTTCGGCGCCAAGGTGATCTATCCACCGACGATGATACCGGCATTTTTGAAGAAGATCCCTATCGTTATCCGGAATACTTTTGAACCTGCTTTTCCCGGCACGACTATACAGTTTGAAAGTGGTAAGTCTGCTTTTCCGATAAAAGGCATATCATCAATCTCCGATATTTCGGTGATCAATCTATCTGGTAGCGGCATGATTGGAAAGTCTGGATTCAGTGGTCGCCTGTTTACCTTGCTGGCGCGCGAACAGATAAACGTAGTACTGATCACCCAGTCGTCTTCGGAGCACAGCATTACATTTGCAGTCAATCCAGATGATGCTGCAAAAGCGGTAAGTTTGATCGAAGCGGAATTCGAACTGGAGCTGGAAGCTAATAAGTTGCAGTTGCCGGTGGTTGAGGAGAATCTTTCGGTTTTGGCCATCGTCGGCGAAAACATGAAACGCACACCAGGCATGTCGGGGCGCTTATTTTACGCCTTGGGCCGAAATGGTATCAACGTGCGCGCTATTGCACAGGGATCCTCCGAGCTGAATATTTCGGTGATCATCGGTAAGGAAAATTTGGCTAAAGCTCTCAATGCGGTGCACGATGCGTTCTTTGCGGCGTTGAAGAAGACATTATATGTGTTCAACGTGGGGACTGGAAACATTGGAGCCACGTTGTTCAGACAAATCCGTGAGCAGCATGATTTTCTATTGGATAATAATGATATTGAAATAAAAGTGGTCGGCGTTTCCAATTCGAGAAAGATGTTTTTTGATGTGGATGGCATCGACTTAGAGCATTGGTCGGAGTCGTTGGAAGCCAGCGGAGAGGTGGCCGATCTGGCCTCCTTTATTGAGCGTATGCGCGCCATGAACCTACCAAATTGTGTATTTATAGATAATACAGCGAGCAAGTTGCCCTCGACCTACTACGAGGATATCTTTAAAGCGAATATTTCGGTTGTCACTTGTAATAAAATTGCCAATTCTGGCGCATATGCCCAATACCAGCTGTTGCGCGAAACAGCGCGCAAGCATGGCGTAGATTTCTTTTATGAAACCAACGTGGGGGCAGGTTTGCCTATCGTTCGGGTCTTGAAAGACTTGATGTTAAGCGGCGATCGTCTCGTGAAGATCGAGGCTATACTATCAGGAACGATCTCCTACATCTTCAACAACTTTGTGGGCGAGGCTTCTTTCTACGAAACGGTAAAACAGGCACAAGCATTGGGATATACCGAGCCCGATCCACGGGATGACCTCGGCGGTGTGGACTTTATGCGTAAGATGTTGATCTTGGCGCGTGACGCTGGTCATGCCTTAGAACCAGAAGCGGTAGACTTGGGAGCCATATTGCCTAAGGCCTGTTTAGAGGCTTCTTCGGTGGATGATTTTTATGCAGAACTATTAAAGGCGGATAGCTATTTCAATGGACTCAAAGAGCAGGCGGCTAGCGAAGGAAAGGTGATTCGTTATATCGGAAAACTCGAAGAGGGCAAGGTTTCTATTGCGTTGGAAATGGTAGATGAAAATCACCCATTCTATGCGCTATCGGGTAGTGACAATATCATCTCCTTCACGACAGAGCGTTACAAAGATCGTCCATTGGTGGTGAAGGGGCCTGGCGCGGGTGCAGAAGTAACTGCGGCAGGTGTGTTTGCAGACTTAGTGAATGTAGGAGCATAA
- a CDS encoding YceI family protein translates to MKKNISATLLLLAILLSAFGTAYYAVWKIQEDDYVIQFDTDKASGKIKGLQGKIVFDEQHVDAAQIDVSVDVNTIATGVWLKNNHAKAEDFFNVEKYPKISFKSKSFKKTASGYLVTGDLQIKNVSKAIQIPFTFHEKGNQGTFEGAFQINRTEYNLIKKGVGEVVKIAIKLPVSK, encoded by the coding sequence ATGAAAAAAAACATCTCTGCCACACTCCTGCTGTTGGCCATCCTCCTAAGCGCATTCGGCACGGCTTACTACGCCGTTTGGAAAATTCAGGAAGACGACTATGTCATCCAGTTTGACACCGATAAGGCCAGCGGAAAAATCAAAGGACTGCAAGGAAAAATTGTGTTCGACGAACAACATGTAGACGCTGCACAGATAGATGTTTCGGTTGATGTAAATACCATAGCGACCGGTGTGTGGCTTAAAAACAACCACGCCAAAGCGGAAGATTTTTTCAACGTGGAGAAGTATCCGAAGATAAGTTTCAAATCTAAGAGCTTTAAGAAAACGGCATCCGGCTATCTCGTAACGGGAGACCTCCAGATCAAGAACGTCAGCAAAGCGATACAAATACCGTTTACCTTTCATGAAAAAGGTAACCAAGGTACCTTCGAGGGCGCATTTCAGATCAATAGAACGGAATATAACTTAATTAAAAAAGGGGTAGGCGAAGTCGTAAAAATTGCCATCAAACTTCCAGTCAGCAAATAA